A single genomic interval of Candidatus Sulfotelmatobacter sp. harbors:
- a CDS encoding choice-of-anchor tandem repeat GloVer-containing protein — MNSLYRRVKRNFRRSAIAITVLMIAALFVAVAIPAQAQTVSTLYNFAPNNNSEPTFPQGTMAQGRDGNFYGISSSGNGCCQGIVYKISSAGVQTPLYVMAPSDGTNCNGLTLGTDGNFYGTCYSDPTNNGTLIKVTPTGTFTVLHTFTGSTTDGCDPLAPPIQGTDGNFYGTTGFCGANGLGTLYKLTPAGAYSLLYSFQGPPNDTALPLGLIQGSDANFWGMGNGWIISEGGVFQISAAGKESLVYTFKGGPTDGQNPYTSLTQGSDGNYYGTTESGGTAQLGTIFKLTPTGVETVLYNFPNQTDGAYPRLPLTQGPDGLLYGMATDCAAGGCSQAGLFDITTKGAYDTLYLYPLGGSNSVQPFAPLLLATNGTLYSTTAQGGTASSGSFYSVSTKYSPFISLVNVRSGKEGAQVGILGQGFTKASVVKFGGVVATTVKLSGSTFIQATVPAGALTGDVTVTTGKTTLSTLAAYKITPTILSFTPPSGPVGTSVTITGTGLTQTTKVTFNKVSATFTVNSDTQITATVPTGATTGKIAVTTKGGSATSSTSFTVN; from the coding sequence ATGAATTCGCTTTACCGCAGAGTCAAGAGGAACTTCCGCAGAAGCGCGATTGCGATCACCGTGCTCATGATCGCCGCTCTCTTCGTTGCCGTGGCCATTCCGGCGCAGGCGCAAACCGTCAGCACGCTCTACAACTTCGCCCCCAATAACAACTCGGAGCCCACCTTTCCGCAGGGAACCATGGCGCAGGGACGGGACGGGAATTTCTATGGAATTTCCTCATCAGGAAACGGTTGCTGTCAGGGGATCGTCTACAAAATATCTTCCGCTGGAGTGCAAACCCCGCTATACGTAATGGCGCCGAGCGACGGAACCAATTGCAACGGGCTGACCCTTGGCACCGACGGCAATTTCTATGGCACCTGTTACAGCGATCCCACGAACAACGGCACCTTGATCAAAGTGACGCCCACGGGCACCTTTACCGTGTTGCACACTTTCACGGGGTCGACTACCGACGGATGCGATCCGCTCGCGCCCCCGATCCAGGGAACTGACGGGAACTTCTACGGAACCACGGGCTTTTGCGGGGCAAACGGTCTCGGCACGCTGTACAAGCTAACGCCCGCGGGGGCCTACAGCCTGCTGTATAGCTTTCAAGGTCCGCCGAATGACACGGCGCTGCCTCTGGGCCTGATTCAAGGTAGCGACGCAAATTTCTGGGGTATGGGCAACGGCTGGATCATTAGCGAAGGTGGGGTTTTCCAGATTTCGGCCGCCGGTAAGGAGAGTCTGGTCTATACGTTCAAGGGCGGACCCACTGACGGCCAGAATCCCTATACCAGCCTGACCCAAGGCTCCGACGGCAACTACTACGGGACCACGGAGTCTGGTGGCACGGCACAACTCGGCACCATATTCAAATTGACGCCGACCGGCGTGGAGACGGTCCTTTACAACTTCCCGAATCAAACGGACGGCGCGTATCCGCGGCTGCCGTTAACGCAGGGTCCGGATGGCCTTTTGTATGGCATGGCAACGGATTGCGCCGCCGGAGGCTGCTCCCAGGCCGGGCTATTCGACATCACGACGAAGGGCGCATACGACACCCTCTACCTTTATCCGCTAGGCGGATCGAACAGCGTCCAGCCCTTCGCTCCGCTGTTGCTTGCCACCAATGGCACGCTTTACAGCACGACCGCCCAGGGCGGCACCGCAAGCAGCGGGTCGTTCTACAGTGTGAGCACGAAGTACAGCCCGTTCATTTCGCTGGTCAACGTCAGAAGCGGCAAAGAGGGAGCTCAGGTCGGGATTCTGGGCCAGGGCTTCACCAAAGCGTCCGTAGTGAAATTCGGGGGGGTCGTGGCCACCACGGTCAAGCTGAGCGGCAGCACGTTCATTCAGGCCACGGTTCCCGCCGGGGCACTGACTGGGGATGTAACGGTGACGACCGGCAAGACCACACTATCTACGCTGGCAGCTTACAAGATCACTCCGACGATCCTCAGCTTCACTCCCCCAAGCGGGCCGGTTGGCACGTCGGTGACGATCACCGGCACTGGCCTCACGCAAACCACGAAGGTGACATTCAACAAAGTGTCGGCCACGTTCACTGTGAACTCGGACACACAAATCACGGCAACTGTTCCGACAGGAGCCACCACAGGCAAGATCGCGGTGACCACCAAGGGCGGCAGCGCCACCAGCTCCACAAGCTTCACCGTTAACTAG
- a CDS encoding CRTAC1 family protein, with protein MIDWLCRALISGFLLLSSPLWAQSPKAPATSSAPIATFVDIAEEAGLTAQNVFGGLDTKKYIIETTGTGVAIFDYDNDGWPDILLVNGTRLGAAKLGGFPAGQSPTNHLYRNNHDGTFSDVTAQSGLAGSGWGQGVCVGDYDNDGWEDVYITYYGKNRLYHNQHGVFTDVAEKSGVVGSGKAWGTGCAFVDYDRDGHLDLIVANYVDFDLATAPAPGERSTCIWKGVPVMCGPRGLPGGKNILYHNRGNGTFEDVSVKARIDRTDGHYAFSVSTFDFDEDGWPDIYIACDSTPSILYRNNHDGTFTDLAVTAGAAFNEDGREQAGMGSTIGDYNGDGHLDIFKTNFSDDTSTLYKNGGDGTFTDSTAAAGLGLYTQYLGWGTMFLDFDNDGWPDLILVNGHVYPEVDSQHLGSSYKEPRILFHNNGDGTFTDISAAAGAGITAVASSRGLAVGDLWNDGRESVIISNMNAVPSLLVNHVHNVNHWVAIHTVGTKSNRDGIGARIRVKTAARILVDEVRSGSSYISNSDMRVHFGLGKADKIEWIEIRWPSGLTERFPNLPADQIYTLKEGSGTAEAETKKQ; from the coding sequence GTGATCGACTGGTTGTGCCGCGCTCTAATCTCGGGTTTCCTGCTCCTCTCCTCGCCGCTATGGGCGCAAAGCCCCAAGGCGCCTGCGACATCCTCCGCGCCCATCGCCACATTCGTCGACATCGCCGAAGAAGCCGGACTCACGGCGCAGAACGTTTTTGGCGGTCTCGACACCAAGAAATACATTATTGAAACCACTGGAACTGGCGTCGCAATCTTCGACTACGACAATGACGGCTGGCCCGACATCCTGCTGGTGAATGGCACGCGACTTGGAGCAGCGAAGCTCGGAGGCTTTCCCGCTGGACAGAGTCCCACGAATCATCTCTATCGCAATAATCATGACGGAACTTTCAGCGATGTGACCGCCCAATCCGGTTTAGCCGGCAGCGGCTGGGGCCAGGGCGTGTGCGTCGGCGACTACGACAATGACGGGTGGGAGGATGTCTACATCACCTACTACGGCAAGAACCGCCTCTACCACAATCAGCATGGAGTGTTCACCGATGTTGCCGAGAAGTCCGGAGTCGTGGGATCGGGCAAGGCGTGGGGAACGGGTTGTGCGTTTGTTGATTATGATCGCGATGGGCATCTTGACTTAATCGTCGCGAATTACGTGGACTTCGACCTGGCCACCGCGCCGGCGCCCGGAGAGCGCTCCACCTGCATCTGGAAGGGCGTTCCGGTAATGTGCGGCCCGCGCGGCCTGCCCGGCGGTAAAAACATCCTCTACCACAACCGCGGCAACGGCACGTTTGAAGATGTCAGCGTCAAAGCCCGCATCGACCGCACTGACGGACACTATGCCTTTAGCGTTTCGACGTTCGATTTCGACGAGGACGGATGGCCCGATATTTACATCGCCTGCGACAGCACCCCCAGCATTCTCTATCGCAACAATCACGACGGCACTTTTACTGATTTGGCAGTCACGGCGGGCGCGGCATTCAATGAAGATGGCCGCGAACAGGCCGGCATGGGCTCGACAATTGGCGATTACAACGGCGACGGCCACCTCGACATTTTCAAAACCAATTTTTCCGATGACACGTCGACCCTTTACAAGAACGGCGGCGACGGAACCTTCACGGACTCCACCGCTGCAGCGGGCCTGGGCCTCTACACGCAATATCTGGGCTGGGGAACTATGTTTCTCGATTTCGACAACGATGGCTGGCCCGACTTGATTCTCGTAAACGGCCACGTCTATCCGGAAGTCGACAGTCAGCACCTGGGCAGCAGCTATAAAGAGCCGCGCATTCTTTTTCACAACAATGGCGACGGTACTTTCACCGACATCTCTGCCGCGGCCGGAGCAGGAATCACCGCGGTTGCTTCGTCCCGCGGCTTGGCGGTCGGCGATCTGTGGAACGACGGTCGAGAATCGGTCATCATCAGTAACATGAACGCCGTGCCTAGCTTACTCGTCAATCACGTGCACAATGTGAATCACTGGGTGGCGATTCACACCGTGGGCACGAAATCGAATCGCGATGGCATCGGCGCTCGTATTCGCGTGAAAACCGCAGCCCGCATCCTGGTCGATGAAGTGCGCAGCGGCTCGAGCTACATCTCGAACAGCGACATGCGCGTCCACTTTGGCTTGGGAAAGGCCGACAAGATCGAATGGATTGAGATTCGCTGGCCCAGCGGATTGACCGAGCGATTCCCGAATCTTCCGGCAGATCAAATTTACACGCTCAAAGAAGGTTCGGGCACCGCCGAAGCGGAGACGAAGAAGCAATGA
- a CDS encoding alpha-glucosidase, whose translation MQSKSSWILAGSLLYLPLLAVSAQNAGTKPVDAEGHQWWQHAVFYEIYPRSFADSNNDGVGDLKGITSRLDYLKDLGVDAIWITPCFPSPHIDFGYDVSDYEDIDPMYGSLSDFETLATEAKKHGIRIILDFVVNHTSDQHKWFLDSKSSKTSEHRDWYIWRDGKTSGQPPNNWTSTFGGSAWKFDPTTNQYYYHYFYAEQPDLNWRNPAVKDAMFDVTRWWYKRGVSGFRLDAVDTLFEDPNLRDNPVLPGKNAFGDPKQQEIYNKKLPEVHDALRGLRKVADENNAVLIGETWTADIHELNKYYGQDNNELQLPMDFLFTRVDKLSPAEFRKQIAEIDAASGWPTFVIGSHDIPRSYDRYGDGAHNDQIAKLMAGLYLTLRGTPIMYYGEEIGMKTTPPTRKEDVKDPIGRTGWPKEKGRDGERTPMQWDGSENAGFSQATPWLPVPATARTHNVADESKDPDSVLSFYKNLIKVRRTNRALLDGSYTPLNENDQNVLSYLRSYKDQVVLVALNMSGAERKVSFDISKNGFSSAKALVATGKSSAKGDVVILEPYGVFIGQLIK comes from the coding sequence ATGCAATCTAAGTCCTCATGGATTTTGGCTGGTTCTTTATTGTATCTCCCCTTGCTTGCGGTCTCGGCTCAGAATGCGGGCACCAAACCGGTCGACGCCGAAGGCCACCAGTGGTGGCAGCACGCCGTTTTTTATGAAATTTATCCGCGTAGCTTTGCGGATAGCAACAATGACGGCGTCGGCGACCTGAAAGGCATAACCTCCAGGCTAGATTATTTGAAGGATCTCGGCGTCGATGCAATTTGGATCACTCCCTGCTTTCCTTCGCCGCACATAGACTTCGGATACGACGTCTCTGACTACGAAGATATCGATCCCATGTATGGTTCGCTCTCGGATTTCGAAACGCTGGCCACTGAGGCCAAAAAGCACGGCATTCGTATCATCCTCGATTTCGTGGTGAATCACACGTCCGATCAGCACAAGTGGTTTCTGGATTCGAAATCATCGAAGACGTCGGAGCATCGCGACTGGTATATCTGGCGCGATGGCAAAACATCCGGGCAGCCGCCCAATAACTGGACTTCAACATTCGGCGGTTCGGCATGGAAGTTCGATCCCACGACCAACCAGTACTACTACCATTACTTCTATGCCGAGCAGCCCGACCTGAACTGGCGCAACCCGGCAGTGAAGGATGCGATGTTTGATGTGACGCGTTGGTGGTACAAGCGCGGCGTCTCGGGCTTTCGTTTGGACGCCGTGGACACATTATTCGAAGATCCGAATCTGCGCGACAACCCGGTTCTACCAGGCAAGAATGCATTCGGCGATCCCAAGCAGCAGGAGATTTACAACAAGAAACTTCCCGAGGTCCATGATGCACTGCGCGGATTGCGCAAAGTCGCGGATGAAAACAACGCAGTCCTCATTGGAGAAACCTGGACCGCCGACATTCACGAACTGAACAAATATTACGGCCAAGACAACAATGAATTGCAGTTGCCCATGGACTTTCTTTTCACCAGAGTCGACAAACTTTCGCCCGCCGAATTCCGCAAGCAGATCGCTGAGATCGACGCTGCCTCCGGATGGCCGACGTTCGTCATCGGCAGCCACGACATTCCCCGCTCCTACGACCGTTATGGCGACGGCGCGCATAACGATCAGATTGCAAAGCTTATGGCTGGACTGTATCTCACGCTGCGCGGCACACCGATCATGTACTACGGAGAAGAGATTGGAATGAAGACGACTCCCCCGACCCGCAAGGAAGATGTGAAAGATCCGATTGGCCGCACGGGATGGCCCAAGGAAAAAGGGCGGGACGGCGAGCGCACACCGATGCAGTGGGACGGGAGTGAAAACGCCGGCTTCTCCCAGGCAACCCCGTGGCTCCCCGTCCCGGCGACGGCCAGGACTCACAACGTAGCTGACGAGTCGAAAGATCCTGACTCGGTACTGAGCTTTTACAAAAACTTGATCAAAGTACGCCGTACAAATAGAGCGCTACTCGACGGGAGCTATACACCGCTTAACGAGAACGATCAGAATGTCCTGTCTTACTTGCGTTCGTATAAAGATCAAGTTGTCCTGGTCGCGCTGAACATGTCAGGAGCGGAGCGGAAGGTGAGTTTCGACATTAGCAAGAATGGATTCTCTTCGGCAAAGGCTCTTGTGGCAACGGGAAAGTCATCGGCCAAAGGCGATGTGGTGATCCTGGAACCTTACGGCGTTTTTATCGGCCAGCTCATAAAGTGA
- a CDS encoding ATP-binding protein translates to MKLEETQGMKVMKAPAAVCPLCEGTGWKTVTGGAAGSKNDRRVTRCDCQLRARGETLLTAARIPRRYEHCELSNFDFDGPYRCLAPARMAACKFVEEYPIENAGLLVIGTIGVGKTHLAVGMIKELIVGKGIACLFYDYRELLKEIQNSYNASVKTTELDVLRPVFETEVLVLDELGAVRPTEWVWDTVSLILNTRYNDNRTTIITTNYPNLPERDRLGSHVSSQSKEAAKYAAERETLGDRIGDRMRSRLLEMCRIVTMEGADYRERVKSASFR, encoded by the coding sequence ATGAAGCTCGAAGAGACTCAGGGGATGAAGGTGATGAAAGCTCCCGCTGCTGTATGCCCGCTTTGCGAGGGTACAGGGTGGAAAACTGTGACAGGCGGAGCGGCTGGAAGCAAGAATGATCGCCGCGTCACGCGCTGCGATTGCCAGTTACGGGCGCGGGGGGAAACCTTGTTGACAGCTGCGCGAATTCCGCGGCGATACGAGCATTGCGAGTTGTCCAATTTTGACTTTGATGGCCCGTATCGTTGTCTGGCTCCGGCTCGAATGGCGGCTTGCAAGTTCGTAGAGGAATATCCGATCGAGAATGCTGGCCTGCTGGTGATCGGAACGATCGGGGTTGGCAAAACCCACTTAGCGGTTGGAATGATTAAAGAGCTTATTGTGGGCAAGGGCATTGCCTGCCTCTTCTACGACTACCGCGAATTGTTGAAGGAGATTCAAAACTCCTACAATGCCTCGGTCAAAACGACAGAGCTGGATGTACTTCGACCCGTGTTTGAAACTGAAGTCCTGGTGCTGGACGAACTGGGCGCCGTCAGACCCACCGAGTGGGTCTGGGACACGGTAAGCCTGATCCTGAACACCCGATACAACGACAACCGTACCACAATTATTACGACGAATTATCCCAATCTGCCCGAACGAGATCGCTTGGGAAGCCACGTTAGCAGTCAGAGCAAAGAGGCCGCAAAGTATGCTGCGGAGCGAGAGACCTTGGGCGATCGAATTGGAGATCGCATGAGGTCCCGACTTCTTGAGATGTGCCGCATCGTTACCATGGAAGGCGCGGATTACCGGGAGCGGGTTAAGAGCGCGAGCTTTCGGTAA
- a CDS encoding amylo-alpha-1,6-glucosidase: MLRTWLILATLSAAQSPTQELVRTVRSWEFLPVLGTRAGLFGSETGQFEAWVYPLKIFRDFHLTFHVGDRALPAESLARTLTVRPESASILYAGDSFRVRETLCVPVHESGAVILLDIETEQPLEVEAAFTADFQLEWPAALGGTYVNWNAKQQAFVFGEEAKKFFALVGSPTGGNARLAYETNYSSSDQDSLRLGVTQKGKDTKVLVIAASVGGRADAEKTYQQLLTSYADLVRQSAEYYRAYLDNTVSLELPDDALQQAYDWARISTIQGMVANPYLGTGLVAGYRTSGAGQRPGFAWFFGRDSLWTSFALNAEGDYSSTRTALEFISKYQREDGKVPHEISQSANLVPWFKDYPYAYVSADATPLFIIAMNDYASQSGDVAFARDKWDNVWRAYQFLRSTYDGQGFAQNAGVGHGWVEGGPLLPVKNEYYQAGLAVEALRALSNLARLVGKDDISNRLAAEFEHSKPALDEAFWSPEKKSYAFALKPDDQRSDETSVLAMVPMWFGLAEADRADQTITQLAREDHQTDWGMRIISKRSSVYNGSGYHYGSVWPLFTGWASVAEYRYHRAFPAYSNLRSNALLGVDGALGHFTEVLSGDYYQSFSTSSPHQIWSAAMVISPILRGMFGLQTDAEKHEIILAPHVPSDWTSFAIRHVHVGKIGADFQYRKTADRVTLEIKRTGTGDCWVEFSPAFSLRTQVVSVQLNGRPLPFKMLPNKNDEHLSLRFPIKDGSNEVAIRVRNDFGLAYSNELPHLGSASRGLRVLAESWNASKTELTVEVSGVVGSRYEFDVWNPAQISSVQGATLTKSGKLEIQMPQGASETYLQQRVVIRFGRA, translated from the coding sequence TTGTTGCGAACTTGGCTGATCCTTGCCACTCTTTCGGCCGCCCAGTCCCCAACGCAAGAACTCGTGCGCACGGTTCGCTCCTGGGAGTTTCTTCCAGTGCTTGGCACTCGCGCAGGATTATTCGGCAGTGAAACGGGACAATTCGAAGCCTGGGTCTATCCCCTAAAGATTTTCCGTGACTTTCATCTGACCTTCCACGTTGGCGATCGCGCACTTCCAGCGGAGAGCCTGGCTCGGACGCTCACGGTCCGCCCCGAGTCGGCCTCGATCCTCTACGCCGGCGATTCCTTCCGTGTGCGCGAAACTCTGTGCGTTCCGGTGCACGAGTCTGGGGCCGTCATCCTCCTCGATATCGAGACCGAGCAGCCGCTGGAGGTGGAAGCCGCATTCACCGCGGACTTCCAACTGGAATGGCCCGCGGCGCTGGGCGGAACGTATGTGAATTGGAATGCGAAGCAGCAAGCTTTCGTGTTCGGTGAAGAAGCGAAGAAGTTCTTCGCCCTGGTTGGCTCACCCACGGGCGGGAATGCGAGACTCGCCTATGAAACGAATTATTCTTCATCCGACCAGGACTCGCTGCGGCTCGGCGTCACGCAAAAAGGAAAAGACACAAAAGTATTGGTGATCGCGGCCTCCGTTGGCGGCCGAGCGGATGCCGAGAAAACCTACCAGCAACTGTTGACTTCCTATGCCGACTTGGTGCGCCAGTCCGCGGAGTACTATCGCGCCTATCTCGACAATACCGTGAGCCTCGAACTACCCGATGATGCGTTGCAACAGGCCTACGACTGGGCACGGATCAGCACGATTCAAGGGATGGTGGCGAATCCTTATCTTGGGACTGGGCTCGTCGCGGGCTACCGAACCTCAGGAGCCGGACAGCGACCCGGCTTCGCGTGGTTCTTTGGACGAGATTCCCTATGGACGTCGTTCGCCCTGAACGCCGAAGGAGATTATTCCAGCACTCGAACCGCGCTGGAGTTCATCAGCAAGTATCAGCGCGAAGACGGAAAAGTGCCGCATGAGATCTCGCAGAGCGCAAACCTGGTGCCGTGGTTCAAGGACTATCCTTACGCGTATGTTTCCGCCGATGCGACTCCGTTGTTCATCATCGCAATGAATGACTATGCGTCGCAGAGCGGTGACGTTGCATTCGCACGCGACAAGTGGGACAACGTCTGGCGCGCGTACCAGTTTTTGCGTTCCACTTACGATGGGCAAGGCTTCGCCCAGAACGCGGGCGTTGGCCACGGGTGGGTCGAAGGCGGGCCGCTGCTTCCCGTCAAGAATGAGTATTATCAGGCCGGACTTGCCGTCGAAGCATTGCGGGCGCTATCCAATTTAGCGCGCCTCGTCGGGAAGGACGACATCAGCAATCGGCTCGCCGCAGAGTTCGAGCATAGCAAGCCCGCGCTCGATGAAGCATTCTGGTCCCCCGAGAAGAAGAGCTACGCATTCGCTTTGAAGCCCGACGATCAGCGCTCCGATGAAACCAGCGTGCTGGCGATGGTTCCGATGTGGTTTGGATTGGCCGAAGCCGACCGGGCGGACCAGACGATCACGCAACTCGCCCGGGAGGATCACCAGACGGACTGGGGCATGCGCATCATCTCGAAGCGGTCAAGCGTCTATAACGGATCGGGTTACCATTACGGCTCGGTGTGGCCACTGTTTACGGGATGGGCTTCGGTGGCCGAATACCGCTACCATCGCGCCTTCCCGGCATATTCCAACCTGCGGTCCAACGCTCTGCTCGGTGTTGACGGCGCGCTCGGCCACTTCACCGAAGTGCTGTCGGGAGATTACTACCAGTCATTTTCAACGAGTTCGCCGCATCAGATCTGGTCCGCCGCAATGGTGATCAGTCCAATCTTGCGGGGCATGTTTGGCCTGCAGACCGACGCCGAGAAGCATGAGATTATCCTTGCTCCGCATGTGCCGTCCGACTGGACATCGTTCGCCATCCGCCATGTGCACGTCGGGAAGATCGGCGCTGACTTTCAATATCGCAAGACGGCTGATCGGGTGACCCTCGAGATCAAACGCACTGGGACAGGCGATTGTTGGGTGGAATTTTCTCCAGCGTTCAGTCTGCGCACGCAAGTTGTGAGCGTTCAGTTGAACGGACGCCCTTTGCCCTTCAAGATGCTGCCCAACAAAAATGATGAGCACTTATCCCTTCGTTTTCCCATAAAGGATGGCTCCAATGAAGTGGCGATTCGAGTAAGAAACGACTTCGGATTGGCCTACTCGAACGAACTCCCGCACTTGGGGAGTGCGAGTCGCGGACTTCGAGTCCTCGCCGAATCCTGGAATGCATCGAAGACTGAGTTAACCGTGGAAGTCTCGGGAGTCGTGGGAAGCCGCTACGAGTTCGATGTTTGGAATCCAGCTCAGATCTCTTCTGTTCAAGGGGCGACCCTCACCAAGAGTGGGAAGCTGGAAATCCAGATGCCGCAAGGCGCGTCGGAAACCTACTTGCAGCAAAGAGTCGTAATTCGGTTTGGGCGGGCTTAA
- a CDS encoding CRTAC1 family protein, translating to MARPRWLHAGAPAQDKTASMKEEQDLGISFVNVGRESGLNAKTIFGGEHKNKYLLETTGCGVAFYDYDNDGWLDIFLVNGSRLEGFPVGAEPTSHLFRNNRDGTFTDVTMKAGVAHSGWGQGVCIGDYDNDGWDDLFVTYFGKNVLYHNNGDGTFSDVSQKAGVAGKGTRWNTGCAFVDYDRDGRLDLFVANYIDLDLATAPVPESGPCLYKSVMVACGPPGLQGGKNILYHNNGDGTFSDVSEAAGILNANGTYGLGVLTADLDNDGWPDIYVANDSTASALYQNKKNGKFQDIAIEAGCALSPDGKPQAGMGISAADYDLDGNLDLVKTNFAGDTPSLYHNVGGASFEDATFTAGLGTHTQYLGWGCGFFDMDNDGWADILICNGHVYPEVEQLKTEAGYAQRKLLYQNLHNGHFADVSLQAGPGISEPSPSRGAAFGDFDNDGDIDVVINTVNDYPQLLRCDTKLEHNWIKIRTIGTKSNRSGIGARLKCVTHVAGETKPHQQIDEVRSGGGYFSQNDLRVHFGLGKAEKVDALEVHWPSGRVDVLKDVKVNQVIYVKEGEGITRTMQFTKDPKAKK from the coding sequence ATGGCGCGTCCGCGCTGGCTGCACGCCGGTGCGCCCGCGCAGGATAAGACTGCTTCGATGAAAGAAGAGCAAGATCTCGGGATCAGCTTTGTCAATGTTGGTCGCGAATCTGGACTGAATGCCAAAACGATTTTCGGCGGTGAGCATAAAAACAAATACCTGCTGGAAACCACGGGCTGCGGTGTCGCTTTTTACGACTACGATAACGATGGCTGGCTCGACATTTTTCTGGTGAATGGCTCGCGGCTGGAGGGTTTTCCGGTTGGTGCCGAACCCACTTCGCATTTGTTTCGCAACAATCGCGATGGGACATTCACCGACGTCACCATGAAGGCCGGAGTCGCGCACTCTGGCTGGGGACAAGGCGTTTGCATCGGCGACTATGACAATGATGGCTGGGACGATCTATTTGTCACCTACTTCGGAAAGAACGTTTTGTATCACAACAATGGCGATGGCACATTCAGCGATGTCAGCCAGAAGGCCGGCGTGGCGGGCAAAGGCACGCGATGGAATACGGGCTGCGCCTTCGTCGATTACGATCGCGATGGCCGGCTTGATCTGTTCGTAGCGAACTATATCGACCTGGATTTGGCAACGGCCCCCGTGCCCGAGTCGGGTCCGTGCCTCTATAAAAGCGTGATGGTGGCGTGCGGACCGCCCGGACTCCAGGGCGGCAAGAACATTCTTTACCACAACAACGGCGATGGAACGTTCAGCGATGTCTCGGAAGCGGCAGGCATTCTGAACGCGAATGGAACCTACGGCCTGGGCGTGCTGACGGCAGACCTGGATAATGACGGTTGGCCCGATATTTATGTGGCCAACGACTCGACCGCGAGTGCGCTTTACCAAAACAAGAAAAATGGGAAATTCCAGGACATCGCCATTGAAGCCGGATGCGCACTCAGTCCCGACGGCAAGCCGCAAGCCGGTATGGGTATTTCTGCCGCCGACTACGATCTTGACGGGAATCTCGATCTGGTCAAAACCAACTTCGCCGGCGACACGCCGTCGCTTTATCACAATGTGGGTGGCGCCAGTTTCGAAGATGCAACGTTCACCGCCGGACTCGGCACACATACGCAATATCTCGGCTGGGGATGCGGTTTCTTTGATATGGACAACGATGGCTGGGCCGATATTCTGATCTGCAACGGGCATGTGTATCCTGAAGTCGAGCAACTCAAAACTGAGGCGGGTTACGCGCAGCGCAAGTTGCTCTATCAGAATCTGCACAACGGCCATTTCGCAGACGTGTCCTTGCAGGCCGGGCCGGGAATTTCTGAACCGAGTCCGTCACGGGGCGCGGCATTTGGCGATTTCGACAATGATGGGGACATCGATGTCGTTATCAACACCGTAAACGACTACCCGCAATTGCTGCGCTGCGACACAAAGCTCGAGCACAACTGGATCAAGATTCGCACGATCGGAACGAAATCGAATCGGAGCGGAATTGGCGCTCGTCTGAAATGCGTGACTCATGTCGCCGGCGAAACAAAACCTCATCAGCAGATCGACGAAGTGCGCAGTGGCGGCGGATACTTCTCGCAGAATGATCTGCGGGTTCACTTCGGATTGGGGAAGGCTGAGAAGGTTGATGCGCTCGAAGTTCACTGGCCGAGCGGGCGGGTGGATGTGCTCAAAGACGTCAAAGTGAATCAGGTGATTTACGTAAAGGAAGGCGAGGGGATTACACGCACCATGCAATTCACGAAAGATCCTAAAGCCAAGAAGTAG
- a CDS encoding hydrogenase maturation nickel metallochaperone HypA: MHELSIAMSIVDAALEEAQRRGIQVSAVHLRLGALSGVVKDALLFSYEVACQDTPLQGSQLIVEDVPVIVFCLQCQKEQLLQSVQLFACPECGAPTMNVRQGKELEVFALEVKEEEVRR, translated from the coding sequence ATGCACGAACTGTCCATTGCGATGAGCATTGTGGACGCAGCGCTCGAAGAGGCGCAGCGTCGCGGGATCCAGGTCAGTGCGGTGCATCTCAGGCTAGGCGCGCTTTCCGGCGTGGTCAAAGATGCGCTTTTGTTTTCCTATGAAGTGGCATGCCAGGATACGCCGCTGCAAGGGTCGCAATTGATCGTGGAAGATGTTCCGGTGATCGTGTTTTGCCTGCAATGCCAGAAGGAACAATTGCTGCAGTCGGTGCAGTTGTTTGCGTGTCCGGAGTGCGGCGCGCCGACCATGAATGTGCGCCAGGGCAAGGAGCTTGAAGTGTTTGCGCTGGAGGTCAAAGAAGAAGAGGTGCGGCGGTGA
- a CDS encoding HU family DNA-binding protein, whose amino-acid sequence MRGETMNKADLVDKIAGACEISKAQATTAIDTAVDSITSALRKGDRVALIGFGTFSVSQRKARNGRNPQTGATIKIAARKVAKFSPGAELKKSVNKK is encoded by the coding sequence CTGCGAGGAGAGACTATGAATAAGGCTGATCTGGTTGACAAGATCGCAGGCGCATGTGAAATCAGCAAGGCGCAAGCCACGACCGCCATTGATACGGCCGTGGACAGCATCACCTCCGCCCTTCGCAAGGGCGATCGCGTGGCTCTGATAGGCTTCGGCACCTTCTCGGTATCGCAGAGAAAAGCGCGCAACGGCCGCAATCCCCAAACTGGCGCCACGATCAAGATTGCTGCCCGCAAAGTCGCGAAGTTTAGTCCAGGAGCCGAACTCAAGAAGTCGGTGAACAAGAAGTAG